The Streptomyces vinaceus genome contains the following window.
GGCCCCCGCCGACCCACCCACCCCCGCCGACCTCACCGCCGTGGCCCGCCGGGGCCACCCCGCCCCGCCCGACCCCGGCCTCACCGCCGCCGACACCGCCCTCATCAGCTACACCTCCGGCACCAGCGGCACCCCCAAGGGCGCCATGAACCCGCACGGTGCGCTCACCCACAACGCCGTCCGCCAGGTCACCGGGCACCCCCTCCCCGAGGGGGCCACCTACTTCGCCCTCGCCCCCCTCTTCCACATCACCGGCATGGTCTGCGAGCTCGGCGCCTGCTTCGCCAACGCCGGCACCCTCGTCCTCGCCCACCGCTTCGAGGCCGGCGTCGTCCTCGAAGCCTTCCTGGCGCACCGCCCCGCCTACACCGTCGGCCCGGCCACCGCCTTCATGGCCCTCGCCGCCCACCCCGAGGCCACCGCGGACCACTTCTCCTCGTTCCAGGTGCTCTCCTCCGGCGGCGCCCCGCTCCCGCCCGCCCTCGTCGAGCGCCTGCGCGCCGCGTACGGGTTCTACCTGCGCAACGGCTACGGCCTCACCGAGTGCACCGCCCCCTGCGCCTCGGTGCCCGTGCACCTCGAAGCCCCCGTGGACCCCGGCTCCGGCACCCTCTCCGTGGGCCTGCCCGGCGCCGACACCCTCGTACGGATCCTGGACGAGCAGGGCGCCGAGGTGCCCTTCGGCGAGACCGGGGAGATCGCCGTCCGCGGACCCCAGGTCGTCCCCGGCTACTGGGGACTGCCCGCGGACACCGCCAAGGCCTTCCCGGACGGCGAACTGCGCACCGGCGACGTCGGGTTCATGGACGCGGACGGCTGGCTCTACGTCGTCGACCGCAAGAAGGACATGATCAACGCCTCCGGGTTCAAGGTCTGGCCGCGCGAGGTCGAGGACGTGCTCTACACCCACCCCGCCGTACGCGAGGCGGCCGTGGTCGGCGTCCCGGACCCCTACCGCGGCGAGAGCGTGAAGGCGTACGTGAGCCTGCGCCCCGGCACCTCGGCCGAGCCGCAGGAGCTGTCCGCGTACTGCGCCGCCCGCATCGCCGCGTACAAATACCCGCGGGAAGTGGAGATCCTGCCTGTCCTGCCGAAGACGACCAGTGGCAAGATCCTGCGACGGGAGCTGCGCGACCGCGGCTGAAAACAGCCGTACGGTCGTACAGCCGCTCGTCCAGCTGGTCGTACGGACCAGGGAACACGGAAGGGAAGGTCAGCGCCATGGCCGCCAGGACCACGGAGCCCGAAGGCACGCACGAGACCCCGGTGCCGCAGCGGCTGCTGGCCGTCGCCACCCGGCTCTTCGCCGAGCGCGGCTACGACCGCACCTCCGTCCAGGAGATCGTCGAGGCGGCCGGCGTCACCAAGGGCGCGCTCTACCACTACTTCGGTTCCAAGGACGACCTGCTGCACGAGGTCTACGCACGGATGCTGCGCCTCCAGCAGGAGCGCCTCGACGCGGTGGCCGGTTCCGGAGCCCCGGTCGAGGAGCGGCTGCGCGCCGCGGCCGCCGACGTGGTGGTGACCACCATCGAGAACCTCGACGACGCGGCGATCTTCTTCCGGTCGATGCACCAGCTCAGCCCGGAGAAGTTCAAGCAGGTACGGGCGGAGCGCCGGCGCTACCACGAACGGTTCCGGGCGCTGGTCGAGGAGGGCCAGCGCACCGGGGTGTTCTCCACCGCCACCCCCGCGGACCTGGTGGTGGACTACCACTTCGGCTCCGTCCACCACCTGTCCACCTGGTACCGGGCGGACGGTCCGCTCACGCCGCAGCAGGTCGCCGATCACCTCGCCGACCTGCTGCTGCGCGCCCTGCGCCCGTAGCGGGAACCGCTACGGGGCCACCTTCAGCAGCTTGTTCGCCGTGCCCGCAGAAGGGTTGGTGACCGCGCCGCTCGTGGCCGCGGCCGTCAGCGCCGCCGCCGTCTGCGCCGGGGTCGCGGACGGGTGCCCGGCCAGGTAGACCGCCGCCGCGCCCACCACGTGCGGGGTGGCCATGGAGGTGCCCGAGATGGTCTTCGTACCGGTGTCGCTGTCGTTCCAGTCGGACGTGATGTCCGAACCCGGCGCGTACAGGTCCACCACCGAGCCGAAGTTGGAGAACGAGGACTGCTGGTCGTCGATGGTGCTCGACGCCACGGTGATCGCCTCCGGGACCCGCGAGGGCGAGCCCTGCCCGGCGTCCGCCGACTCGTTGCCCGCCGCCACCGCGAAGGTGACACCCGAGGCGATCGCACGGCGGACCGCCTCGTCGAGCGCCTCGTCCGCGCCGCCGCCCAGGCTCATGTTGGCGACCGACGGACCCGAGTGGTGCTGGGTGACCCAGTCGATTCCGGCGACCACCTGCTCGGTGGTGCCGGAGCCGTTGTCGTCCAGCACCCGCACCGCGACCAGCTTCGCCTTCTTGGCGACGCCGTGCGCGGTCCCCGCTATGGTGCCGGCGACGTGCGTGCCGTGGCCGTTGCCGTCGTCGGCCTTGTCGTCGTTGTCCACCGCGTCGAACCCGGACGTGGCGCGGCCGCCGAAGTCCTTGTGGGTCGTCCGTATGCCGGTGTCGATGACGTACGCCGTCACGCCCTCACCGGCGCTGTCGGGGTAGTTGTACTTCTTGTCGCCCGCCTTGGCGCTCTGGTCGATCCGGTCCAGACCCCAGGACGGCGGGTCGTCCTGTGTGGCCTTGATGGTGAACTTCTTGTTCTGCACGACCTTGCCGACCGCCGGGTCGGCGGCGAGCCGCTTGGCCTCGGTCTCGCTCAGCCCCGCGGCCGAGAAGCCGTTGACCCCGGAGCTGTAGGTGCGCTTGAGCTCGCCGCCGTACTTCTTGGCCAGCTGTTCCTTGTTCGCGGATGCGTCGAGGATGACGACGTAGCTACCGCTGATCGCACCGGGCGCGCCCAGTCCGTACACCGTGCCCTCGGCCGGTGTCGCAGCTCCCGCTAAGGGGCTGGCGACCAGGGCCGCGACGGCCGTGGCGGCCACCGCCGTGCCGACCGCCGCGTACCGGACAGTGCGCGAGCGCTTGTGAGTTGCCATCGGGAGAGTTCTCCTCTTGCTGACGTGTGGGGCGTCAAACTTTCTGGAGAACCCTGTTCCGATTGACAAGCGCAAATCAAGAACGTACCGGCGGTTCGGGGTTGTTCAACAAGGTTTCTCAAAAGGCCCCCCGCACCGCCTTCACTTCGTACACGGGTTCGCATGAACTCCCGCACGATTTCCACACGTTCAGGGGCGGGGCGCGTACTTCTTCAGCTCGCGGTGGGCCAGCGAGCGCTGGTGCACCTCGTCCGGGCCGTCCGCGAGGCGCAGCGTCCGCGCCGCCGCCCACAGTTCGGCCAGCGGGAAGTCCTGGCTGACCCCGCCCGCGCCGTGCAGCTGTACCGCGTCGTCCAGGATCCGCACCACGGCCCGCGGAGTCGCGATCTTGATGGCCTGGATCTCCGTGTGGGCGCCCCGGTTGCCGACCGTGTCCATCAGCCAGGCCGTCTTCAGCACCAGCAGGCGCAGCTGCTCCACCGTGACCCGGGCGTCCGCGATCCAGTTCTGTACGACCCCTTGCGCGGCCAGCTCCTTGCCGAAGGCCGTACGGCCCACCGCGCGCCGGCACATCAGCTCGATGGCCCGCTCCGCCATGCCGATCAGCCGCATGCAGTGGTGGATGCGGCCCGGGCCGAGCCGGGCCTGGGCGATCGCGAAGCCGGAGCCCTCCTCGCCGATCAGGTTCGCGGCCGGCACCCGGGCCCCGTCGAAGACCACCTCGGCGTGGCCGCCGTGGTCGTGGTCCTCGTACCCGTACACCGTCATCGCCCGGCGCACCTCGACGCCCGGAGTGTCGCGGGGGATCAGGATCATCGACTGCTGGCGGCGCGGATCGGCGCCCTCCGGGTCGGTCTTGCCCATGACGATGAAGATCTTGCAGTCCGGGTTCATGGCCCCGGAGATGAACCACTTGCGTCCGGTGACCACGTACTCGTCGGCCCCGTCACCGCCCGCCGACCGCTCGATGCGGGTCTCGATGTTCGTCGCGTCCGAGGAGGCCACCTCCGGCTCGGTCATCGCGAACGCGGACCGGATCTCACCGGCCAGCAGCGGTTCCAGCCACTGCTTCTTCTGCTCCTCGCTGCCGAACTGCGCGAGCACCTCCATGTTCCCGGTGTCCGGGGCCGCGCAGTTGGTCGCCATCGGCGCCAGGTGCGGGCTGCGGCCGGTGATCTCGGCGAGCGGGGCGTACTGGAGGTTGGTCAGCCCGGCGCCGTGCTCGGCGTCCGGAAGGAAGAGGTTCCACAGGCCCTGGCGGCGGGCTTCGGCCTTCAGTTCACCGAAGACGGCCGGGGTGTCCCAGGGCGAGGCCAGCCGCGCGCGCTGCTCGGCGGCGACGGGTTCCGCCGGGTACACGTACGCGTCCATGAACGCGAGGAGCCGCTCGCGGAGTTCCTCGGTCCGGGCGTCGAATGCGAAGTCCATGGGTGTGTCTCAGCCTTCCTGGCCGTTTTCGGATGCCCGCAGGCCCTGGAGGGCGGTCAGGCCGTGCTCGATGAAGACCGGGACCAGGTCGCCGATCCGGTCGAAGCCGGCGCCGACCGTCTGCCCGAGCGTGTAGCGGTAGTGGATGCCTTCGAGGATCACCGCGAGCTTGAAC
Protein-coding sequences here:
- a CDS encoding acyl-CoA dehydrogenase family protein, which encodes MDFAFDARTEELRERLLAFMDAYVYPAEPVAAEQRARLASPWDTPAVFGELKAEARRQGLWNLFLPDAEHGAGLTNLQYAPLAEITGRSPHLAPMATNCAAPDTGNMEVLAQFGSEEQKKQWLEPLLAGEIRSAFAMTEPEVASSDATNIETRIERSAGGDGADEYVVTGRKWFISGAMNPDCKIFIVMGKTDPEGADPRRQQSMILIPRDTPGVEVRRAMTVYGYEDHDHGGHAEVVFDGARVPAANLIGEEGSGFAIAQARLGPGRIHHCMRLIGMAERAIELMCRRAVGRTAFGKELAAQGVVQNWIADARVTVEQLRLLVLKTAWLMDTVGNRGAHTEIQAIKIATPRAVVRILDDAVQLHGAGGVSQDFPLAELWAAARTLRLADGPDEVHQRSLAHRELKKYAPRP
- a CDS encoding class I adenylate-forming enzyme family protein: MTQPNQPSGYAAKPWLGLLSPAQRAPVSPPPSLLHAFREAVARAPGRTALAYFDGRVGYAETDALSDSVAGHLAAHGIGRGDRVAVMLQNTPHFVLAVLAAWKAGAVVVPLNPMYKAGEIGHILRDSGAAALVCDGRTWTAYGAEAARGTAVRIALTASDRDFQTRDDPRVFAPAEPEAAPEAASEAAPEQAPAEPADPPAPADPPTPADLTAVARRGHPAPPDPGLTAADTALISYTSGTSGTPKGAMNPHGALTHNAVRQVTGHPLPEGATYFALAPLFHITGMVCELGACFANAGTLVLAHRFEAGVVLEAFLAHRPAYTVGPATAFMALAAHPEATADHFSSFQVLSSGGAPLPPALVERLRAAYGFYLRNGYGLTECTAPCASVPVHLEAPVDPGSGTLSVGLPGADTLVRILDEQGAEVPFGETGEIAVRGPQVVPGYWGLPADTAKAFPDGELRTGDVGFMDADGWLYVVDRKKDMINASGFKVWPREVEDVLYTHPAVREAAVVGVPDPYRGESVKAYVSLRPGTSAEPQELSAYCAARIAAYKYPREVEILPVLPKTTSGKILRRELRDRG
- a CDS encoding S8 family peptidase, with product MATHKRSRTVRYAAVGTAVAATAVAALVASPLAGAATPAEGTVYGLGAPGAISGSYVVILDASANKEQLAKKYGGELKRTYSSGVNGFSAAGLSETEAKRLAADPAVGKVVQNKKFTIKATQDDPPSWGLDRIDQSAKAGDKKYNYPDSAGEGVTAYVIDTGIRTTHKDFGGRATSGFDAVDNDDKADDGNGHGTHVAGTIAGTAHGVAKKAKLVAVRVLDDNGSGTTEQVVAGIDWVTQHHSGPSVANMSLGGGADEALDEAVRRAIASGVTFAVAAGNESADAGQGSPSRVPEAITVASSTIDDQQSSFSNFGSVVDLYAPGSDITSDWNDSDTGTKTISGTSMATPHVVGAAAVYLAGHPSATPAQTAAALTAAATSGAVTNPSAGTANKLLKVAP
- a CDS encoding TetR/AcrR family transcriptional regulator — translated: MAARTTEPEGTHETPVPQRLLAVATRLFAERGYDRTSVQEIVEAAGVTKGALYHYFGSKDDLLHEVYARMLRLQQERLDAVAGSGAPVEERLRAAAADVVVTTIENLDDAAIFFRSMHQLSPEKFKQVRAERRRYHERFRALVEEGQRTGVFSTATPADLVVDYHFGSVHHLSTWYRADGPLTPQQVADHLADLLLRALRP